The following are encoded together in the Kutzneria kofuensis genome:
- a CDS encoding RNA polymerase sigma factor, with translation MSDVVARAVDGDQDALREIVHELRDPLYRLALRMVWRPADAEDATQEILIQVITRLASFRGEAKLLTWAYRIGVNYLLNLRRKTPQEARELSLDEFRADLAEGLAAEDYGGPDAELLAHEVRLSCTQAVLQCLERSERIAFVLGDIFELTSTEAAWVLDISSAAYRKRLERARERLRAFMGSTCGIVTPSGFCRCARRVSTAVSIGRIDAAAPALVGHAVNGRGVQEAAAQLHRLHDAAAVLRAHPDYAASRSRTDAILGLLRSGSFPLLE, from the coding sequence GTGAGCGACGTCGTCGCCCGTGCTGTCGACGGGGACCAGGACGCGCTGCGGGAGATCGTGCACGAGCTGCGGGATCCGCTGTACCGGTTGGCGCTGCGCATGGTGTGGCGGCCGGCCGACGCCGAGGACGCCACGCAGGAGATCCTGATCCAGGTGATCACCCGCCTCGCGTCGTTCCGCGGCGAGGCCAAGCTGCTCACGTGGGCGTACCGGATCGGCGTGAACTACCTGCTGAACCTGCGCCGGAAGACGCCGCAGGAGGCGCGGGAGCTCAGCCTGGACGAGTTCCGCGCCGATCTGGCCGAGGGCCTGGCCGCCGAGGACTACGGCGGCCCGGACGCGGAGCTGCTGGCGCACGAGGTTCGGCTGTCGTGCACGCAGGCGGTGTTGCAGTGCCTGGAGCGGTCGGAGCGGATCGCGTTCGTGCTCGGCGACATCTTCGAGCTGACGTCCACCGAGGCCGCCTGGGTGCTGGACATCTCGTCGGCGGCCTACCGCAAGCGGCTGGAGCGGGCCCGGGAACGGCTGCGGGCGTTCATGGGCTCGACCTGCGGGATCGTGACGCCCTCGGGCTTCTGTCGGTGCGCCCGGCGGGTGTCGACGGCCGTCTCGATCGGCCGGATCGACGCCGCCGCGCCCGCGCTCGTCGGGCATGCCGTCAACGGTCGCGGCGTGCAGGAGGCCGCCGCACAGCTGCACCGGCTGCACGACGCCGCCGCTGTGCTGCGGGCACACCCCGACTACGCGGCCTCTCGGTCCCGCACCGACGCGATCTTGGGCCTGCTGCGCTCCGGCTCTTTCCCGCTCCTGGAGTGA
- a CDS encoding haloalkane dehalogenase, which produces MKTIEVEDSFMAYREAGAGDTTIVFLHGNPTSSYLWRKVIPELADRARCLAPDLIGMGDSGKPDIGYRLADHARYLDAWFDALGLDEVVIVGQDWGGALGMDWARRHPGRARGLALVETFLRPLAWAELPELGQQLFRRMRSAEGEQMVLRDNQFIEFNLPHGVASGLAPADHDVYRAPYPDERSRRPLLAWPREIPFDGEPADVHDRVVAYGRWMAETPEVRKLVMTVEPGVGMGSPETAAWAKETFAAVTLVSLGPGGHQAPEDQPVAMGRAIASWLWS; this is translated from the coding sequence GTGAAGACCATCGAGGTCGAGGACTCGTTCATGGCGTACCGGGAGGCCGGCGCGGGGGACACGACGATCGTGTTCCTGCACGGCAACCCGACGTCGTCGTATCTGTGGCGGAAGGTGATCCCGGAGCTGGCGGACCGGGCGCGGTGCCTGGCGCCGGACCTGATCGGCATGGGTGACTCGGGCAAGCCGGACATCGGCTACCGGCTCGCCGACCACGCCCGGTACCTGGACGCCTGGTTCGACGCGCTGGGACTGGACGAGGTGGTGATCGTCGGACAGGACTGGGGCGGGGCGCTCGGCATGGACTGGGCTCGTCGCCACCCGGGGAGGGCGCGGGGGCTGGCGCTGGTGGAGACGTTCCTGCGGCCGCTGGCGTGGGCGGAGCTGCCCGAGCTGGGGCAGCAGCTCTTCCGGCGCATGCGGTCGGCGGAGGGGGAACAGATGGTGTTGCGGGACAACCAGTTCATCGAGTTCAACCTGCCGCACGGAGTGGCGTCCGGGCTGGCGCCGGCCGATCACGACGTGTACCGCGCGCCGTACCCGGACGAGCGGTCGCGGCGGCCGCTGCTGGCCTGGCCGCGGGAGATTCCGTTCGACGGGGAGCCGGCGGACGTGCATGATCGCGTGGTTGCCTACGGCCGGTGGATGGCCGAGACCCCGGAGGTGCGCAAGCTCGTGATGACCGTGGAACCCGGGGTGGGCATGGGATCGCCGGAGACGGCCGCCTGGGCGAAGGAGACGTTCGCGGCGGTGACGCTGGTGTCGCTCGGTCCCGGCGGGCACCAGGCGCCGGAGGACCAGCCGGTGGCGATGGGCCGGGCGATCGCGTCCTGGCTGTGGTCGTGA